DNA sequence from the Terriglobia bacterium genome:
CAAACCCGCAACCTACGAACGTATCCTCAAGAACATCGAAGGGCACCATATTACGATCCACTGCACCATTACCCGCCAGATGACGGAGCGCACCGGATACTTGCGGGAATTCCTGGACTTCTGGTCGGTACGGCCTGAGATCGCCAGAATCTGGTTCAGCATCTTTACACCGCAAATCGGCGAAACCAGCTATGAGATCCTGCCGCAGCCGGCGCGCGTCAGCGTGGTGAGGGAACTGCTCGAATTCCGTCAGTTGTATCCAAAACTCGACATGACGGCGGTGACCATCAACGGACTCCTGAGCCCTCCCGCAAGTCCGAACGACTGCATCTTTGCGCGGACGACACAAACGATCACGGCGGATTTGAAAACCGGCATCACTCCGTGCCAGTTCGGCGGAAACCCCGATTGCTCCCAATGCGGCTGTATCGCCTCCGCAGGCCTGAATGCGATCGGCCGCGCCACGCTGCCGGGAGGAATGACAGTCGGGTGGCTCTACGAACAATCCCTGCAGGTCGGGAACAAAGTGGCGGCGATGCGGGAATACTAGTCCGCCTTAAAAAGCCTAATTCAAATTGCATCATTAGAGATTTTTTCATTTCTTCAAGTTGAAGAAATGAAAAAACCTCTAATGATGCAATGATCCAATGGTCTTATAGGGGGATGTTCCCGTGCTTTTTCGGGGGATTCTGATCCCGTTTGGTATCCAGCATCCGTAACGCCGTTATCAACTTTTTGCGTGTGAATTTCGGCTCGATGATTTCGTCGATAAACCCACGCTCGGCGGCTACGTATGGATTGGCAAACTTGTCGCGAAACTCCTGGACCTTCTCCTGGCGCACCTGCTCGACGTCTTTAGCTCCGGCCAGTTCCCGCCTGTAAATAATGTTGACCGCGCCCTCCGGTCCCATCACTGCGATTTCCGCGGTTGGATAAGCGAAGTTCACGTCGGTTCGAATGTGTTTGCTGGCCATCACGCAGTAGGCTCCGCCATATGCTTTTCTGGTGATCACGGTGAGTTTGGGCACCGTGGCTTCGGCAAAGGCGAACAATAGCTTCGCGCCGTGTTTGATAATGCCGCCGAACTCCTGATTCGATCCGGGAAGAAAACCGGGAACGTCTTCGAAAGTGATCAGAGGAATGTTGAAGGCATCGCAGAACCGTACGAACCGCGCGCCCTTCACCGATCCCGAAATGTCGAGACAGCCCGCAAGAAATGCAGGCTGATTCGCAACAATTCCGACCGAACGTCCATCCAGCCTTGCAAACCCGATCACCAGGTTCTTCGCGTAGTGCTCCTGAACTTCGAAGAAATAGCCCTCATCGACGACAGCGTGAATCACATCCTTGATGTCGTACGGGACGTTCGACTCGGCCGGCACGAGCGAATTCAACGATTCTTCGATACGATCCCAGGGGTCGTTCGTTGGACGCTTCGGCGGATCTTCCAGGTTGTTGGATGGAAGAAACGAAAGCAGCTCGCGCAGCAGCAGCAAACATTCCTCGTCATTGTGAGAGACAAAATGCGCCACGCCGCTCGTGCTGTTGTGCGTCATTGCGCCGCCCAGCTCTTCTTTCGTGACTTCTTCGTGAGTAACGGTCTTGATGACGTCCGGACCGGTGACGAACATGTAACTCGTCTTATCGACCATCGCGATGAAGTCCGTGATCGCGGGCGAGTAAACGGCGCCTCCCGCGCAAGGTCCCATGATCGCGGAAATCTGCGGAATCACTCCGGACGCAACGGTATTCCTCAAGAAAATGTCGGCGTAACCGGCCAGCGAAACGACGCCTTCCTGAATTCGGGCGCCGCCGGAATCATTCAGACCGATGACAGGAGCCCCCATCTTCATGGCGAGGTCCATCAGCTTGCAGATTTTGAGCGCGTTGGTTTCGCTGAGCGAACCGCCGAAGACGGTGAAGTCCTGAGCGAACACATACACCAGGCGCCCATCGATGCGGCCGTAGCCGCCGATCACGCCGTCACCCGGATACTGCTGCTCCTGCATTCCGAAATCGAGGCAGCGATGCGTGACAAACTTGTCGAGTTCTTCGAAGGAATCCTTGTCGAGCAGCAGCGCGATTCTTTCGCGGGCTGTGAGCTTACCTTCGGCCTTCTGCCGGTTCAGACGCTCGGCGCCGCCGCCGATTTCAGCGGCACGGTTCAATGTAAGAAGTTGCTCAATGCGGGAAGTCGCCGTAACTTTGGCCATCTTTGCTTTTGTGGCTATTCCCCTTACTTGATTACAGGGACCTTCTCCCAATCCTTGAGGAATTGCTCAACCCCTTTGTCCGTCAATGGATGTTTCAGCAGCTGGTCGAATACTTTCGCGGGCATCGTGCAGATGTCCGCCCCGAACAGCCC
Encoded proteins:
- a CDS encoding carboxyl transferase domain-containing protein; its protein translation is MAKVTATSRIEQLLTLNRAAEIGGGAERLNRQKAEGKLTARERIALLLDKDSFEELDKFVTHRCLDFGMQEQQYPGDGVIGGYGRIDGRLVYVFAQDFTVFGGSLSETNALKICKLMDLAMKMGAPVIGLNDSGGARIQEGVVSLAGYADIFLRNTVASGVIPQISAIMGPCAGGAVYSPAITDFIAMVDKTSYMFVTGPDVIKTVTHEEVTKEELGGAMTHNSTSGVAHFVSHNDEECLLLLRELLSFLPSNNLEDPPKRPTNDPWDRIEESLNSLVPAESNVPYDIKDVIHAVVDEGYFFEVQEHYAKNLVIGFARLDGRSVGIVANQPAFLAGCLDISGSVKGARFVRFCDAFNIPLITFEDVPGFLPGSNQEFGGIIKHGAKLLFAFAEATVPKLTVITRKAYGGAYCVMASKHIRTDVNFAYPTAEIAVMGPEGAVNIIYRRELAGAKDVEQVRQEKVQEFRDKFANPYVAAERGFIDEIIEPKFTRKKLITALRMLDTKRDQNPPKKHGNIPL
- a CDS encoding radical SAM protein is translated as MRVTDILNSWKSILEGRPPALSIEITKECPLACPGCYAYGGEHLGGNGLLNQVSDYRGDELIRRFMDLVERHQPLHISIVGGEPLVRFRELNEILPRLDARGIKTHVVTSAVRPVPIEWKKYLNVAVIVSIDGLAPEHDVRRKPATYERILKNIEGHHITIHCTITRQMTERTGYLREFLDFWSVRPEIARIWFSIFTPQIGETSYEILPQPARVSVVRELLEFRQLYPKLDMTAVTINGLLSPPASPNDCIFARTTQTITADLKTGITPCQFGGNPDCSQCGCIASAGLNAIGRATLPGGMTVGWLYEQSLQVGNKVAAMREY